The region CTTCGGCAGTGCCTGCTGTTTCCAAAAGTATATATCTTATTCATCGACATAAACTGTCTATGAGATTTTACGGAGACCTCAACAATACCTACcatttgtatattattttacagAATATCATACAGGCAGACCCTGGAGGGATAGATGTTTTGCTTTCGGCAGCTATCATTCGATACAAAAGTCTTGCTGGCCTCACACAAGCCGCTGCGGAAGAACTCTATGTATCCATCGCTGTCCAGCTCGAGGGCTACGGCAGAGAGACGTTTGCCGCAAAGGTAATCGAAACTGGAATTATAATTGCAATAAATTCATTACAGAATGTATACTTTTAGGATGACGCAAATAACGAAATATTCCTCGGAATATCAATAAATGGAATCATCATCGGCTATTCCGATGTTCAGCTGACCTCGTTCTACGGGTATAATCCATTGAATATTTCCATGTGATGCCCTTCTCGATGTTAACTAGCTTCTCAATTATCCGACTGTTGTTCACAGGTGGAAGGATATCAGTAACGTAATAAATCACAAAAAAACCTTCAGAATAGAGTGCCAATCTGAAAATGAAGACTCCAAACAGTTTCAATTTAACAAGGCACGAACGGCAAAATATGTGTGGCGATTGTGCATAGCTCAGCACACGTTTTACATACAGCATCAAGAATCTAATCTCGCGAATAAGATGACCAACAATCAGCTGGTTCGTACGAATTATTTTGATCATTACCCAACTGCACGGAGTTGATTGAGGTTGTAAGTGAGTTTATCGTTTTCAGGAACCAGACAATATCGATCTTAGGGATGAAATTACGGAAGTGAATGTTGACAACGAACCAAAGGGCGATTGTCAGGCACATTTTAGGAGCTGCAACGACATTTCCTCTTCGCCATTCCCCGTAGTGACATCTTCTATCGACATGAATACTCTGAGGGCGTTACTTCCTTCGTACAGACCGGCACCGGACTACGATACTGCtgttcaaagaaaatataacaCCGCCCCGAACGGTTCGCATCACTTTTATGCCAATCAGCCAAACGTACAGTCTTCTTCTTTGGCACACGAAGTTTGCATGTCTACAATTATCAGTCCTGAATTATCGTGCCTTTTGGGTAACGCAGTGAACAGGAGtagatattaattattaattagttCATTCGATAACAGCGTGAatatttattagttttttttaactatTGTTAAACTTGATTGAACTTGACTGCTTTTAATCGGAATAGTCTTTCGTAATCTATAGAAGATTTAATATTTTGCACACCGTACTGATatttgtgagagaaaaaaacaaaataacaaagtaaattaaatacattattttaaattatttgtttCGTCATCATTTCAATACTGAACGTTAGACCATAtgcgattttatatttttaaacagACGTGTAAGCGATTACATTGTTGACCCTTTGtcgtatttatttatgaaCAGTAAAAGTATTatcaatgaaaaagaaaaaatacaaaaaaaaaactggtcagtctttttttcacaccatAAATACTCGTTGCTTCTAAATTTCTAAACTTTTTGTCtgttacaattttcaatttttttggatGGAAACTTCATCAAagcattttatttcaaataacaCATACATGAATTAAACCGCAGGACCCGAGACCCCCTTTTGttatagtttttattttgttttttaatcttttacTTTTGACAACCTCTAAGTACCGGAAGCGCATCAGAGATCGAATCGCACAGTTGAGAGGGTATGCGGCAACTTTCAGCGGGTCAATGACAACGACCCTTTAAAATACTGGCGCAACTCTCGAAACGTGATCTGGAATACTACTTCACGCTATTCATTAGAGAGTGGGAGATACGTAAAAAAATAGTCGATGAATCTCGATAAATAAGAATAACGTAACAAGAGTTTTGTGTTAAATTATAGCTACCGACGTccaaaatgaattgaaagattCGTCCATGTAAAAATTATAGACGGCGAAGTGAATTGTGCTAACCAAAGGTGCGTTCGACTAAGGAGTCTTGACGAGAGACGCAGGGTCCCAACCGGTGTGAAAAAGCTCCCTGACCAACGGTGTGCAATGCTGGGAGTGTTGATCTTTCATGTATTTTGTCGcctgaaagaagaaatatcatTCCAActgttttcaaaattctaaGAGTTCGCACATGTGAACACTTACTAGAAATAAAGTGAGTCTGAGTCTGTCGGGGAGTTCAAAATCTGCCCCAAAGTCGGAGGGATATGCAACCGCTCCGTTGTGCAGACTCAAGTGTTGCTTTATCATTTCAAGACATGTGTCCTCGTCCACTCCCGTCTGGTCGAGTATAGATCCTGAAGAGGAGGTTAAAAGTCGTATCGGAATTTTTATGATTCGTGATTTTTCGGTTATGAAGTATGCATCTACTCACTGCGAGCGTGGGAGCTCGATACGGAAAGGAATTTTCTGAGGAGCGAAATTTCAGGCGAGCCACGCAGCAAATATGGATAACGACGCGTTAATAATTTAGCTAGCAAATGATTGCCGCGATTCCACGCGACGTTGTTATCCTCCGTATTTTCTGTACCAGAAACATCCGGGCTTTCGGTGACGCAAACCATTTCGTCATCGGTTCTTCTGATCAGAAGGACTGGACCGTGATATCTGAAAACAGATTGGTGGCCAGAGCattgagtttgaaaaatctgacACGAATCGAATGATctgattaaataaaaaataaaaaaaaacacgcaacGAGCAAACGAGTCCTGCACACAAAGCGCAGAGCTTGTCGTTAGCGTTTGATCGAATCATTGAATATTCTATTCATTCTCAACCTGACTAATTGTTCGGCTATGTTCAAATTTAGGTGATCTCTGACGGTGGCACGAACCAGACCTTCCAGCGGCTTCGGCATCCTCGAAATCGCTAGGGGTAGAACGTCATCGAATGTGGCGTCCAGAACCTTTGGACAGTTGTTAGAATCGATTAGAAATGTTATCGTTTGAGAATTGAAGGGCAAAGTATGAACGGACGGATGtcatgataatattttcatcgcttttcTCACCAGGCTTAAAATGGAGGGATAATGCATCGCTGCCCAGGTCGCTGTGTACCCCCCGATGCTCCAGCCGTAGAGTATTATCTGATTTTCTGGGAATCCTAAATGTTTTATCGCATAGGTGATCACACAATCGATTCCATTCTGTTCCTGCGATGGATATGGGGCACCCTGAATCATGATCAACGATCGTTTTAGTCGAGGAAATAGCATGGATTATGTACTTTAACTTCTATCCAGTCTTTACCGTGCTTCCCCCGAATCCTGGGTGATTCCATCCTAGTACCGAATAACCCTTGCTCAGTGGCGTGCCCATGATTCCAATCTCATAAAATCCACAATTTCCTTCACACGCTATAGTCAGAATATTGCCGTTATCTGATCTGGAGGATTTTTAAAATTAGGATATTCAAGACAAGGCTGCGAATAAATATGGTGGATTTTCAGCGGTATATAGTTACTTGTTGCGCTGGTCGACGAACATGGTGTCGATGGCATTTCCATCAGCCGTAACTAGTTTGGACCGTTCTCCACCTTTCTTTATTAGATCAACTCTACCTTGCAGCAACGTTGAGCCTGAATTCAAGTAAATGAAATGTTTCTCATATGGTTCtgtgaaaaagaattgaatcgTTGATAGACTGATACGCACCCATAGCATAATTCAAAATAGAAATACTTCCAGGATACATCAGCTTTAAGGCAAAAGTATGCGCAAGAATATAAGATAGCAGTCTGCACGGTAACGCCATCAAAAGCTCTCTACTACCCCGGGCGCTCTCATTTCTGCCGACAATGACTAGGTGCTTTTTCCGACCTCCGTCACTGTCATAATCCAAAAAAGGCAATGCTATTTAACGATTCATTCagacaaaataatttttttgttttacctgACATCGGTGTTGATATCAAAGTCGACTGGCCAGGCCCAAAATTCAAAGTCGTACTTAAGCAGCTGCTGTTTACTGTCAGAACTATAGTGTACCTTTGCCTTGTTCAGGGTCCTAATAAACTCAACGTATATTGGATTTGAGGCTCGAGAATAACCACGTGCTACCAATGACGCGATTAATACTATTCCAGCTCCTGCAGCCATCTTCGACAAGCCGTAGACCTGGTCAGCTAAAGGGTGGCTACGGCGATACATGAAAGTAGAAACGAATGGCATCGCGTAGAGACCAAAGGACCACATCAGGCCAAACTAAAATTGGGGCaatgaattaatgaaatcATTCGCTCTGAGATTCTTTTGCGTGACTGTAACTCACAGAAGTTAGTATTTGGTCTCCCCATCGCTCCAAATTCTTCGGTTCGTAAACTTTCTGTGAATAATAACAGATATTTACACCCCATTTGAATTCTCAGATTCACAGGAGAAGGCATTACattacgatatacatacgtcaaTTGGGCCCACTTCGTAAATCTTATTGAGCCTTGGACTAAATATACATTGAAACAGTAATCTGAACACGGACATTTTTCCTGTATCGGTcgtagatatttttattctctcaaaCAGGTGACCTATCGGTCACGTTCCAGAGTCTGAAGTCGTTTGAATGAATTAGAGATCATCTATCACAAAAATTTGACAGTTtccaattaataaaattaacttTTACGCTCAGTCTATGACACGGCGAATATTTATGATAGGCTTCTGAAACCGGAGAGTGGGGTCTTGTTTTGAGTGGCTTGGATCCCAATGATTGGACGATACGACTACCGGATTCATAGCGGCAGCGGTCTTCCGTATTTTGTATCAATACAAATTTCTAACCCTACTCACTCTGCTGGTACAGCTCTTTAATAATGTGATAAGTGAATACGAATCTCGTTTGAGTGCTCTCGAGAACTGAGTGAAAAATGTCTTGTCTCTCCGGAATCATTTTAGCAATAAGATGGTGGTTATCAGCGAGTTATCGGACCGGCGAATTTATTGTTTACACCGGCATTTCGTCGGTTAAAATGCTAGTTAGCGCTGTCAAAAGTTTGAATTCCCTCAGTACCTTAGTTTATGAGGGGTCGGTGCTCTGGTTACAGGACATTCAGGAATGCGTGTGTACTGTGCAAGAGCTTATTCGTTCCGGTGTCCAGTCAGGGTATGAAATTGCTTATGTCGTAGCAGCAGTCACAGGCCAAGCCATATTGACAGCCTTTGCACTAGTCGGCGGCCTGTTAGAGTCGATACACAAGCTAATTCTCCTGCTGGGATCAAGCTGCCTGTTCCTGCTGTCCTTGCCTGtgctgtttttattttactctctAGACACACTGCTGCATTTATTTAAGGCATTTGGTTCCTTTTCTCAGTATGCTTTGATGAGGTAGGTAGATGTCAAggtttggatttttatttaaaatagaGTCTGAACAAACTACATTCATATTATCCCTACCAGGCTGAAGGAGTGCGGCACAAATATGCATACCCTCGAAACATTGGTTGGGCTCGTTGTGGTGTGTGGCCTGATTTTTGCCATTGCGAGCTTGACGAGGTCGGTGGCCCAGTGGTACTATAAGATCAAGAACGTGGCTCCCAGGCTATTCAGCGCATGGGCGAGCAAAACTTGGAGGCAAATGAAAAGAAGTGCCACAATAACCAGGATGAGACGGAGGAATAACGACTGTAAACTTCAAGAGACTGAATTGTGCATTATATGctttgaaaaaaggagatcgATGTGCCTCTTACCATGCAGACACCTGTGTCTTTGTATTACATGTACGCAATCACTTTCGGACCCCTTGCGCTGTCCTCTGTGCAGACAGCTCACTGAAGATATCATGCAAGTCTACTTATAATCATGAAAATTCATTGCTCAATTAGTACAATTATGGATGATATAAGGGTTATGAGGATATTTTGTGATGTGTTCGACAAAAATAGTCAATAATTGTGATATGACTGATGTTaggaattttatattgtatcACGATACAGTACTAGAACGactgtgtattatatatttttattattaaatataaaaatttcttcaatcaaTATCCCGTAATCTGTTTCATTCCAAAAcggaaacgaagaagaaacggTTTTGACCACAACATTCAAACCGACATACTGGACTCGGAATACGGATAAGTTAGGCACACATCAAATTTGGACTCACCATTATCAAAATTTCTCAATGGACAGAATCGAAGGTATAAATTCATCGACGTTCGATTCCACAAaaatatatgattgaaaaagtcttattcgtttttcatcttctcaaCAATCgtcaataaatatttaacatCGGTACCTTACATCATGGATATGGTATGGGCTTCTACCGTCGGGTTGATTAAGTCGACCGTATTTGATCGAGAACTGTTTTGAGCGAAGCTTTGGCTTCCTGGAATGGGTCTGCCCAGGGCCGCCCAGATTTCGCGGGCCTTTCAATGAACACTTTCAAAGTGTCCACGGTTTggggaaggaaaaattctttcaggCTCATCGACTCCAGCGCTTTGAAACACCCCTCGAGATTCCAGTCGATGCGTCCAGCAGCCTTGTTCTCACTCTATAATTTTTAGAAATTCATCGGTCATTTGATCACCTTCGAGGTCATACGTCTAACGAACCTACTGACAATCACCTTAATCAAACCCAAATTAATTAGCAAGGCATTGTTCAGTCGGGGAACTTGGTCGTTCGTCGTGGCAAAGGCAAAGAGATCTGTGTAGAGTGCTTCCGTGAGTCGTTCTGCTTCTATCCTCGCGTCCATATAGCCACTCGAACATAAAGATGATACCTTCATTACAGATTTGACCAATTCCTCTATATATGTTTCGCTCTCCTCTTCACCGTTGTCCGAACCCTGGAAATGAATTGTCAGGACCGAATGAATTACCGGATTACAATTATTGTCTAAGGTTAAATTACCTCGGCGTGCTTCAAGATCAACTGTATTTTATCGCCCTGTAGTCGAAGTAGATTTTCGGCGGATGGACTCTTCAAAAAGTCCTGAACAGTGACTTCTTTagaatctttttctttgttttcgtcCTCCTCTTTCTCGGTCTCAGAAGTTTTGGCTTCTTGATCACTGCTCTCGTCTTCATCGTCATTCTCGCTTTCGCTTCCACTTTTACTTTCCTCCTCGCTCTCCGACTCGTCCTCCTCGAGGGTTGCTACAAACGACACTTTCTGGCGGGCATTGGTCTGCCAACCTTCGGTCAAAGTGCGTCTCCCTTTTTGGCCGAACGTATTTCCGTCCAACACCAGAGTTTCCAGATCGTGTTTATTCGCAATGGCTGCGACTATCGCGTCTGCGCTGGAAGCTCCGATCTCGTTGTAGCTTAGATTCAGTTCTATGAGATTGGGTTGCGCTCCGTCTATCGCCAGGGCTTCAGCTAGAACGATTGCTCCACGTGTCTTGAGTAAGCAATCTCCTAGATTAATACGCTCCAGTTCTGACAGGTTCGGCAAAGCCTTGGCTAAGGCTCGCGCTCCTTTCGGTCCAACTGTGTTGTCATTTAGGTTCAAAATCTTCAACATCGGGTTTGCCGAAAATGCTTTTGCCAGAGCGCTGACGCCTCTATGGTAGATCCCGTTCTGTGGCATGGAAATTTCCTCCAGTGTCTTGAGCAGTGTGAAAACCTCAGCCAATGCTTCGGCTCCTTCATTTTCCAATCGATTACGTCCAGCGATAAAAACTCGCAGGGCTAGAGGTGCTGCAcggaccgaagaaaaaaaaaatcaatatgtgATCGAATCGCAAGGGCCATCGTGAAGATGGTTGGAGAAATATACCTGCGGGATTTTCTTTAGAACTATTTGCGTGGCAGTCGAGCAGAGCTTTGGCCAACATTTTTCCACCGGTTATACCAAGGCCGTTATTATTTAGCCTCAGTTCTCTGAGGGTGTAGCATGCACTGGAACTCAGCAAAATAGCTAAGCCCCGAACTCCGATGGGACCAAAAGCATTGTCGCTGAGGTCAAGTTCGACGAGACGTGTTCCGGCGACGCAAAGTCCTGCTCCCAAGTATTCCAGGGCGAGTGGTATCTCCGTTTTCATGCGCCCGGTGAACATGTCTTTCCAGAGGGCTCGTTTCAAAGAAGAGCCTTTCTTCTCCAATGCATTTGCAACTGCCTTTGCCGCATCCGGACCTAAGGTATTTCCTTCCAAATCCAGGTATTCCAGGCTCGGACATTCCTGGATAGCTTTGACCACAATTTCAGCTACggagataacaaaaaaaccgaataaaatGTGCACACTAAAAAGATTGGTTAAGTGATCAGCGGCGGCAAGGCCTGAATCTGTGCATTAAGTCAAATTCGTACAGATTTCAGTGTTTTCAAATTCTATAAGGGAAGCGAATATTGAGCTGAGGCAGCTAAGTATCTTTTCGAAATAAGGACAGAGCGGCTAGAGCGAGTGGCATATCCCGGCCCAAAGCTGAATGTTTGGTTACGATAAAtccgaaaaaatggaaataggTTAACGGTCGCCTCGCTATTGAAGTTGAGAAATCATCgaagattattaattattttaaatatccTTACCATCATTTTCGCTGTTCAGTTTGAGCGATTTTCCATTGAAAGAGACGCCAGTTTGGCACGTTTTTTCAGTGGCCTGTTGTAGCTGTTTTTGTATCTCACTGAAACCGAATGAACTCATCGCGTAAAAAGCTTAAAACCTTTATTATTTACTAACAGTTAATATTAAAAAACGGGCGATTAGAAATGAGTAACTTTCCACAAAACGCCGCGTTACAAACACAACACGTTGACTACGGTTGACAGACCACCGCTTGATTCAAATCGCGGGAAACGAAGCACAAACCAGAAAAACTAAGCAATGATCTAGAAGGCGAACTCTCGAATGATTCTAATTCCAACATGGGGTCGGAAATAAGCTTTAACTTGTCGACCGGCTGTGTTTGAAAAAGAGCGGTGGAAGGGATatggaaaatttcgttgaatGAAGATTGGTATTTCAACTCAACGTTGGACTACACAAGAATTCcaagattatttttcgattttttatttattaaacaaCCACCTGTGTACGATTTTGAATCTGAATTCGATACGCAAGCAGTATTTGAGAAGATGTGCTGTTTATCGGTTGGACTTAGCAACACGTTCTAATTCGTCCTTCTTCTTAATAGCATAGGAGTTTGACGATCCTTTGGCGGCGTTGATAAGCTCATCAGCCAGGC is a window of Athalia rosae chromosome 8, iyAthRosa1.1, whole genome shotgun sequence DNA encoding:
- the LOC105686725 gene encoding tyrosine-protein phosphatase non-receptor type 14, which translates into the protein MPFKFHLKKSRQYNVVSRNQYVICVELLDTGSIECTLDIQSLGHECLTNVTQRLGLGQPEFFGLSYISRDGAPTSRWVQMDKPLKRQLEKEARNFNLQLRVMYFVTDIQLIQDEITRYHYYLQLKMDVIEGRIHCDPREASTLASYSMQAEFGNYDSQRHTVEYLRQCLLFPKNIIQADPGGIDVLLSAAIIRYKSLAGLTQAAAEELYVSIAVQLEGYGRETFAAKDDANNEIFLGISINGIIIGYSDVQLTSFYGWKDISNVINHKKTFRIECQSENEDSKQFQFNKARTAKYVWRLCIAQHTFYIQHQESNLANKMTNNQLEPDNIDLRDEITEVNVDNEPKGDCQAHFRSCNDISSSPFPVVTSSIDMNTLRALLPSYRPAPDYDTAVQRKYNTAPNGSHHFYANQPNVQSSSLAHEVCMSTIISPELSCLLGNAVNRSRY
- the LOC105686724 gene encoding phosphatidylserine lipase ABHD16A, which translates into the protein MSVFRLLFQCIFSPRLNKIYEVGPIDKVYEPKNLERWGDQILTSFGLMWSFGLYAMPFVSTFMYRRSHPLADQVYGLSKMAAGAGIVLIASLVARGYSRASNPIYVEFIRTLNKAKVHYSSDSKQQLLKYDFEFWAWPVDFDINTDVSDGGRKKHLVIVGRNESARGSRELLMALPCRLLSYILAHTFALKLMYPGSISILNYAMGSTLLQGRVDLIKKGGERSKLVTADGNAIDTMFVDQRNKSDNGNILTIACEGNCGFYEIGIMGTPLSKGYSVLGWNHPGFGGSTGAPYPSQEQNGIDCVITYAIKHLGFPENQIILYGWSIGGYTATWAAMHYPSILSLVLDATFDDVLPLAISRMPKPLEGLVRATVRDHLNLNIAEQLVRYHGPVLLIRRTDDEMVCVTESPDVSGTENTEDNNVAWNRGNHLLAKLLTRRYPYLLRGSPEISLLRKFLSVSSSHARRSILDQTGVDEDTCLEMIKQHLSLHNGAVAYPSDFGADFELPDRLRLTLFLATKYMKDQHSQHCTPLVRELFHTGWDPASLVKTP
- the LOC105686217 gene encoding peroxisome biogenesis factor 10; protein product: MSCLSGIILAIRWWLSASYRTGEFIVYTGISSVKMLVSAVKSLNSLSTLVYEGSVLWLQDIQECVCTVQELIRSGVQSGYEIAYVVAAVTGQAILTAFALVGGLLESIHKLILLLGSSCLFLLSLPVLFLFYSLDTLLHLFKAFGSFSQYALMRLKECGTNMHTLETLVGLVVVCGLIFAIASLTRSVAQWYYKIKNVAPRLFSAWASKTWRQMKRSATITRMRRRNNDCKLQETELCIICFEKRRSMCLLPCRHLCLCITCTQSLSDPLRCPLCRQLTEDIMQVYL
- the LOC105686216 gene encoding ran GTPase-activating protein 1, producing the protein MSSFGFSEIQKQLQQATEKTCQTGVSFNGKSLKLNSENDAEIVVKAIQECPSLEYLDLEGNTLGPDAAKAVANALEKKGSSLKRALWKDMFTGRMKTEIPLALEYLGAGLCVAGTRLVELDLSDNAFGPIGVRGLAILLSSSACYTLRELRLNNNGLGITGGKMLAKALLDCHANSSKENPAAPLALRVFIAGRNRLENEGAEALAEVFTLLKTLEEISMPQNGIYHRGVSALAKAFSANPMLKILNLNDNTVGPKGARALAKALPNLSELERINLGDCLLKTRGAIVLAEALAIDGAQPNLIELNLSYNEIGASSADAIVAAIANKHDLETLVLDGNTFGQKGRRTLTEGWQTNARQKVSFVATLEEDESESEEESKSGSESENDDEDESSDQEAKTSETEKEEDENKEKDSKEVTVQDFLKSPSAENLLRLQGDKIQLILKHAEGSDNGEEESETYIEELVKSVMKVSSLCSSGYMDARIEAERLTEALYTDLFAFATTNDQVPRLNNALLINLGLIKSENKAAGRIDWNLEGCFKALESMSLKEFFLPQTVDTLKVFIERPAKSGRPWADPFQEAKASLKTVLDQIRST